A section of the Echeneis naucrates chromosome 12, fEcheNa1.1, whole genome shotgun sequence genome encodes:
- the grin1a gene encoding glutamate receptor ionotropic, NMDA 1a isoform X2, with product MRLFLLAVLFSCSCARAGCEPKIVNIGAVLSQKRYEQVFKDAVTQANQVYGRDKFKLTAISVTHKPNAIQMALSVCEDLISSQVYAILVSHPPQSNDHLTPTPVSYTAGFYRIPVVGLTTRMSIYSDKSIHLSFLRTVPPYSHQAHVWFDLMREFNWNHIILIVSDDHEGRAAQKRLETLLEERETKNKKRNYENLDQLSYDNKRGPKAEKVLQFSQETNLTALLLEAKELEARVIILSASEEDAAAVYKAARFLNMTGSGYVWLVGEREMSGKALSEAPDGLIGLQLINGKNESAHINDAVAVVAQSIQELFEKENITEPPRGCVGNTNIWKTGPLFKRVLMSSKYPEGLTGRVEFNDDGDRKYAHYSILNYQKTRLIQVGIYNGTQVVMNNQRKIIWPGGETEKPQGFQMSTRLKIVTIHQEPFVYVKPTLPDGTCKEEMTLNGVLIKKVICTGPNETIPGRPIVPQCCYGFCIDLLIKLAMTMNFTYEVHLVADGKFGTQERVNNSNKKEWNGMMGELLGGLADMIVAPLTINNERAQYIEFSKPFKYQGLTILVKKEIPRSTLDSFMQPFQSTLWLLVGLSVHVVAVMLYLLDRFSPFGRFKVNSEEEEEDALTLSSAMWFSWGVLLNSGIGEGAPRSFSARILGMVWAGFAMIIVASYTANLAAFLVLDRPEERITGINDPRLRNPSDKFIYATVKQSSVDIYFRRQVELSTMYRHMEKHNYESAAEAIQAVRDNKLHAFIWDSAVLEFEASQKCDLVTTGELFFRSGFGIGMRKDSPWKQNVSLAILSSHENGFMEDLDKTWVRYQECDSRSNAPATLTFENMAGVFMLVAGGIAAGIFLIFIEIAYKRHKDARRKQMQLAFAAVNVWRKNLQDRKSGRAEPDPKKKASFRSISTTLASSIKRRRSSKDTQFPPTDITGQLNLSDPSVSTVV from the exons ATGCGTCTGTTTCTGCTGGCGGTGCTCTTCTCGTGCTCCTGTGCGCGGGCCGGCTGCGAGCCGAAGATCGTTAACATCGGGGCCGTCCTGAGCCAGAAGAGATACGAGCAGGTCTTCAAAGATGCCGTGACCCAGGCCAACCAGGTCTACGGCAGGGACAAATTCAAGCTGACCGCCATCTCCGTAACGCACAAACCAAACGCCATCCAAATGGCTCTTTCCGTTTGCGAGGATCTGATCTCCAGCCAG gtctATGCTATCCTGGTGAGTCACCCTCCTCAGTCCAATGACCACCTCACTCCAACGCCTGTCTCCTACACCGCAGGCTTCTACCGCATCCCTGTGGTGGGGCTCACCACCCGCATGTCCATCTACTCAGACAAG AGTATCCACCTGTCCTTTTTGCGGACGGTCCCTCCCTACTCTCACCAAGCACACGTGTGGTTCGACCTGATGCGCGAGTTCAACTGGAACCACATCATCCTGATAGTGAGCGACGACCACGAGGGGCGGGCTGCTCAAAAGAGGCTTGAGACCCTCttggaggagagagaaacaaag aataaaaaaaggaaCTATGAAAACCTCGACCAACTGTCCTATGACAACAAGCGAGGACCTAAG GCAGAGAAAGTCCTCCAGTTCAGCCAGGAGACAAACTTAACTGCCCTGCTGCTGGAGGCGAAAGAGCTGGAGGCCAGAGTTATCATTCTGTCGGCAAG CGAggaagatgctgctgctgtgtacAAGGCTGCCCGCTTTCTCAACATGACAGGCTCGGGCTACGTGTGGCTGGTGGGCGAGCGGGAGATGTCGGGTAAAGCCCTGAGCGAGGCGCCAGACG GTCTGATTGGCCTCCAGCTCATCAACGGGAAGAATGAGTCAGCCCATATCAATGACGCAGTGGCTGTGGTGGCTCAGTCCATACAGGAGCTCTTTGAGAAGGAAAATATCACAGAACCCCCGAGAGGATGTGTGGGCAACACCAACATTTGGAAAACAGGGCCTCTTTTTAAACG GGTGCTGATGTCATCTAAATACCCAGAGGGCCTCACAGGGCGTGTGGAATTCAACGACGACGGCGACAGGAAGTATGCCCACTACAGTATACTCAACTACCAGAAGACGCGACTCATTCAAGTTGGCATATATAATGGAACACAG GTGGTAATGAACAATCAACGGAAGATCATCTGGCCCGGAGGAGAGACTGAGAAACCACAGGGCTTCCAGATGTCCACTCGATTAAAG ATAGTGACGATACACCAGGAGCCATTTGTGTATGTGAAACCCACTCTGCCGGACGGAACATGCAAGGAGGAAATGACATTAAATGGAGTCTTAATTAAAAAGGTTATCTGCACTGGGCCCAATGAGACCATCCCAG GTCGCCCAATTGTACCACAGTGTTGTTATGGATTCTGTATTGATCTCCTGATCAAGTTGGCAATGACCATGAACTTTACCTATGAGGTGCACCTGGTGGCTGATGGGAAATTTGGAACTCAGGAGCGG GTAAACAACAGTAACAAGAAAGAGTGGAATGGCATGATGGGAGAGCTCCTGGGGGGCCTGGCTGACATGATTGTAGCCCCGCTGACTATTAACAACGAGCGAGCCCAGTATATCGAATTCTCCAAACCCTTTAAATACCAAGGCCTCACCATCCTTGTGAAAAAG gaaatTCCTCGCAGTACTCTGGACTCGTTCATGCAGCCGTTCCAGAGCACACTGTGGCTGCTTGTGGGTCTATCGGTGCATGTGGTGGCGGTGATGCTTTACCTACTAGACCGGTTCAG CCCATTTGGAAGATTTAAAGtaaacagtgaagaagaagaagaagatgctCTCACCTTATCATCTGCTATGTGGTTCTCCTGGGGAGTGTTGCTGAACTCTGGAATAGGAGAAG GTGCACCGCGCAGCTTCTCAGCGAGAATCCTAGGCATGGTGTGGGCTGGTTTTGCCATGATCATTGTGGCTTCCTATACTGCCAATCTGGCTGCCTTCCTGGTGTTGGACCGGCCTGAGGAGCGCATCACCGGCATCAATGACCCAAGG CTGAGAAACCCATCAGACAAGTTCATCTACGCCACGGTGAAGCAGAGCTCTGTGGACATCTACTTTCGGCGGCAGGTGGAGCTTAGCACCATGTACCGCCACATGGAGAAGCACAACTATGAGAGTGCCGCCGAGGCCATCCAGGCCGTGCGCGACAA CAAGCTGCATGCTTTCATCTGGGACTCTGCGGTGCTGGAGTTTGAAGCCTCGCAGAAGTGCGACCTGGTGACCACGGGAGAGCTGTTTTTCCGTTCGGGCTTTGGCATAGGCATGCGCAAGGACAGCCCCTGGAAACAGAATGTGTCCCTGGCCATTCTCAG TTCTCATGAGAACGGCTTCATGGAAGACCTAGATAAAACCTGGGTGAGATACCAGGAGTGTGACTCAAGGAGCAATGCCCCAGCCACACTCACCTTTGAAAACATGGCAG GGGTCTTCATGCTGGTGGCTGGAGGCATAGCAGCAGGgatcttcctcatcttcattgAAATCGCCTATAAACGCCATAAAGACGCCCGCAGGAAGCAGATGCAGCTGGCCTTTGCGGCCGTCAATGTCTGGAGGAAGAACCTGCAG
- the grin1a gene encoding glutamate receptor ionotropic, NMDA 1a isoform X3, with protein MRLFLLAVLFSCSCARAGCEPKIVNIGAVLSQKRYEQVFKDAVTQANQVYGRDKFKLTAISVTHKPNAIQMALSVCEDLISSQVYAILVSHPPQSNDHLTPTPVSYTAGFYRIPVVGLTTRMSIYSDKSIHLSFLRTVPPYSHQAHVWFDLMREFNWNHIILIVSDDHEGRAAQKRLETLLEERETKNKKRNYENLDQLSYDNKRGPKAEKVLQFSQETNLTALLLEAKELEARVIILSASEEDAAAVYKAARFLNMTGSGYVWLVGEREMSGKALSEAPDGLIGLQLINGKNESAHINDAVAVVAQSIQELFEKENITEPPRGCVGNTNIWKTGPLFKRVLMSSKYPEGLTGRVEFNDDGDRKYAHYSILNYQKTRLIQVGIYNGTQVVMNNQRKIIWPGGETEKPQGFQMSTRLKIVTIHQEPFVYVKPTLPDGTCKEEMTLNGVLIKKVICTGPNETIPGRPIVPQCCYGFCIDLLIKLAMTMNFTYEVHLVADGKFGTQERVNNSNKKEWNGMMGELLGGLADMIVAPLTINNERAQYIEFSKPFKYQGLTILVKKEIPRSTLDSFMQPFQSTLWLLVGLSVHVVAVMLYLLDRFSPFGRFKVNSEEEEEDALTLSSAMWFSWGVLLNSGIGEGAPRSFSARILGMVWAGFAMIIVASYTANLAAFLVLDRPEERITGINDPRLRNPSDKFIYATVKQSSVDIYFRRQVELSTMYRHMEKHNYESAAEAIQAVRDNKLHAFIWDSAVLEFEASQKCDLVTTGELFFRSGFGIGMRKDSPWKQNVSLAILSSHENGFMEDLDKTWVRYQECDSRSNAPATLTFENMAGVFMLVAGGIAAGIFLIFIEIAYKRHKDARRKQMQLAFAAVNVWRKNLQQFPPTDITGQLNLSDPSVSTVV; from the exons ATGCGTCTGTTTCTGCTGGCGGTGCTCTTCTCGTGCTCCTGTGCGCGGGCCGGCTGCGAGCCGAAGATCGTTAACATCGGGGCCGTCCTGAGCCAGAAGAGATACGAGCAGGTCTTCAAAGATGCCGTGACCCAGGCCAACCAGGTCTACGGCAGGGACAAATTCAAGCTGACCGCCATCTCCGTAACGCACAAACCAAACGCCATCCAAATGGCTCTTTCCGTTTGCGAGGATCTGATCTCCAGCCAG gtctATGCTATCCTGGTGAGTCACCCTCCTCAGTCCAATGACCACCTCACTCCAACGCCTGTCTCCTACACCGCAGGCTTCTACCGCATCCCTGTGGTGGGGCTCACCACCCGCATGTCCATCTACTCAGACAAG AGTATCCACCTGTCCTTTTTGCGGACGGTCCCTCCCTACTCTCACCAAGCACACGTGTGGTTCGACCTGATGCGCGAGTTCAACTGGAACCACATCATCCTGATAGTGAGCGACGACCACGAGGGGCGGGCTGCTCAAAAGAGGCTTGAGACCCTCttggaggagagagaaacaaag aataaaaaaaggaaCTATGAAAACCTCGACCAACTGTCCTATGACAACAAGCGAGGACCTAAG GCAGAGAAAGTCCTCCAGTTCAGCCAGGAGACAAACTTAACTGCCCTGCTGCTGGAGGCGAAAGAGCTGGAGGCCAGAGTTATCATTCTGTCGGCAAG CGAggaagatgctgctgctgtgtacAAGGCTGCCCGCTTTCTCAACATGACAGGCTCGGGCTACGTGTGGCTGGTGGGCGAGCGGGAGATGTCGGGTAAAGCCCTGAGCGAGGCGCCAGACG GTCTGATTGGCCTCCAGCTCATCAACGGGAAGAATGAGTCAGCCCATATCAATGACGCAGTGGCTGTGGTGGCTCAGTCCATACAGGAGCTCTTTGAGAAGGAAAATATCACAGAACCCCCGAGAGGATGTGTGGGCAACACCAACATTTGGAAAACAGGGCCTCTTTTTAAACG GGTGCTGATGTCATCTAAATACCCAGAGGGCCTCACAGGGCGTGTGGAATTCAACGACGACGGCGACAGGAAGTATGCCCACTACAGTATACTCAACTACCAGAAGACGCGACTCATTCAAGTTGGCATATATAATGGAACACAG GTGGTAATGAACAATCAACGGAAGATCATCTGGCCCGGAGGAGAGACTGAGAAACCACAGGGCTTCCAGATGTCCACTCGATTAAAG ATAGTGACGATACACCAGGAGCCATTTGTGTATGTGAAACCCACTCTGCCGGACGGAACATGCAAGGAGGAAATGACATTAAATGGAGTCTTAATTAAAAAGGTTATCTGCACTGGGCCCAATGAGACCATCCCAG GTCGCCCAATTGTACCACAGTGTTGTTATGGATTCTGTATTGATCTCCTGATCAAGTTGGCAATGACCATGAACTTTACCTATGAGGTGCACCTGGTGGCTGATGGGAAATTTGGAACTCAGGAGCGG GTAAACAACAGTAACAAGAAAGAGTGGAATGGCATGATGGGAGAGCTCCTGGGGGGCCTGGCTGACATGATTGTAGCCCCGCTGACTATTAACAACGAGCGAGCCCAGTATATCGAATTCTCCAAACCCTTTAAATACCAAGGCCTCACCATCCTTGTGAAAAAG gaaatTCCTCGCAGTACTCTGGACTCGTTCATGCAGCCGTTCCAGAGCACACTGTGGCTGCTTGTGGGTCTATCGGTGCATGTGGTGGCGGTGATGCTTTACCTACTAGACCGGTTCAG CCCATTTGGAAGATTTAAAGtaaacagtgaagaagaagaagaagatgctCTCACCTTATCATCTGCTATGTGGTTCTCCTGGGGAGTGTTGCTGAACTCTGGAATAGGAGAAG GTGCACCGCGCAGCTTCTCAGCGAGAATCCTAGGCATGGTGTGGGCTGGTTTTGCCATGATCATTGTGGCTTCCTATACTGCCAATCTGGCTGCCTTCCTGGTGTTGGACCGGCCTGAGGAGCGCATCACCGGCATCAATGACCCAAGG CTGAGAAACCCATCAGACAAGTTCATCTACGCCACGGTGAAGCAGAGCTCTGTGGACATCTACTTTCGGCGGCAGGTGGAGCTTAGCACCATGTACCGCCACATGGAGAAGCACAACTATGAGAGTGCCGCCGAGGCCATCCAGGCCGTGCGCGACAA CAAGCTGCATGCTTTCATCTGGGACTCTGCGGTGCTGGAGTTTGAAGCCTCGCAGAAGTGCGACCTGGTGACCACGGGAGAGCTGTTTTTCCGTTCGGGCTTTGGCATAGGCATGCGCAAGGACAGCCCCTGGAAACAGAATGTGTCCCTGGCCATTCTCAG TTCTCATGAGAACGGCTTCATGGAAGACCTAGATAAAACCTGGGTGAGATACCAGGAGTGTGACTCAAGGAGCAATGCCCCAGCCACACTCACCTTTGAAAACATGGCAG GGGTCTTCATGCTGGTGGCTGGAGGCATAGCAGCAGGgatcttcctcatcttcattgAAATCGCCTATAAACGCCATAAAGACGCCCGCAGGAAGCAGATGCAGCTGGCCTTTGCGGCCGTCAATGTCTGGAGGAAGAACCTGCAG
- the grin1a gene encoding glutamate receptor ionotropic, NMDA 1a isoform X4, with product MRLFLLAVLFSCSCARAGCEPKIVNIGAVLSQKRYEQVFKDAVTQANQVYGRDKFKLTAISVTHKPNAIQMALSVCEDLISSQVYAILVSHPPQSNDHLTPTPVSYTAGFYRIPVVGLTTRMSIYSDKSIHLSFLRTVPPYSHQAHVWFDLMREFNWNHIILIVSDDHEGRAAQKRLETLLEERETKAEKVLQFSQETNLTALLLEAKELEARVIILSASEEDAAAVYKAARFLNMTGSGYVWLVGEREMSGKALSEAPDGLIGLQLINGKNESAHINDAVAVVAQSIQELFEKENITEPPRGCVGNTNIWKTGPLFKRVLMSSKYPEGLTGRVEFNDDGDRKYAHYSILNYQKTRLIQVGIYNGTQVVMNNQRKIIWPGGETEKPQGFQMSTRLKIVTIHQEPFVYVKPTLPDGTCKEEMTLNGVLIKKVICTGPNETIPGRPIVPQCCYGFCIDLLIKLAMTMNFTYEVHLVADGKFGTQERVNNSNKKEWNGMMGELLGGLADMIVAPLTINNERAQYIEFSKPFKYQGLTILVKKEIPRSTLDSFMQPFQSTLWLLVGLSVHVVAVMLYLLDRFSPFGRFKVNSEEEEEDALTLSSAMWFSWGVLLNSGIGEGAPRSFSARILGMVWAGFAMIIVASYTANLAAFLVLDRPEERITGINDPRLRNPSDKFIYATVKQSSVDIYFRRQVELSTMYRHMEKHNYESAAEAIQAVRDNKLHAFIWDSAVLEFEASQKCDLVTTGELFFRSGFGIGMRKDSPWKQNVSLAILSSHENGFMEDLDKTWVRYQECDSRSNAPATLTFENMAGVFMLVAGGIAAGIFLIFIEIAYKRHKDARRKQMQLAFAAVNVWRKNLQQFPPTDITGQLNLSDPSVSTVV from the exons ATGCGTCTGTTTCTGCTGGCGGTGCTCTTCTCGTGCTCCTGTGCGCGGGCCGGCTGCGAGCCGAAGATCGTTAACATCGGGGCCGTCCTGAGCCAGAAGAGATACGAGCAGGTCTTCAAAGATGCCGTGACCCAGGCCAACCAGGTCTACGGCAGGGACAAATTCAAGCTGACCGCCATCTCCGTAACGCACAAACCAAACGCCATCCAAATGGCTCTTTCCGTTTGCGAGGATCTGATCTCCAGCCAG gtctATGCTATCCTGGTGAGTCACCCTCCTCAGTCCAATGACCACCTCACTCCAACGCCTGTCTCCTACACCGCAGGCTTCTACCGCATCCCTGTGGTGGGGCTCACCACCCGCATGTCCATCTACTCAGACAAG AGTATCCACCTGTCCTTTTTGCGGACGGTCCCTCCCTACTCTCACCAAGCACACGTGTGGTTCGACCTGATGCGCGAGTTCAACTGGAACCACATCATCCTGATAGTGAGCGACGACCACGAGGGGCGGGCTGCTCAAAAGAGGCTTGAGACCCTCttggaggagagagaaacaaag GCAGAGAAAGTCCTCCAGTTCAGCCAGGAGACAAACTTAACTGCCCTGCTGCTGGAGGCGAAAGAGCTGGAGGCCAGAGTTATCATTCTGTCGGCAAG CGAggaagatgctgctgctgtgtacAAGGCTGCCCGCTTTCTCAACATGACAGGCTCGGGCTACGTGTGGCTGGTGGGCGAGCGGGAGATGTCGGGTAAAGCCCTGAGCGAGGCGCCAGACG GTCTGATTGGCCTCCAGCTCATCAACGGGAAGAATGAGTCAGCCCATATCAATGACGCAGTGGCTGTGGTGGCTCAGTCCATACAGGAGCTCTTTGAGAAGGAAAATATCACAGAACCCCCGAGAGGATGTGTGGGCAACACCAACATTTGGAAAACAGGGCCTCTTTTTAAACG GGTGCTGATGTCATCTAAATACCCAGAGGGCCTCACAGGGCGTGTGGAATTCAACGACGACGGCGACAGGAAGTATGCCCACTACAGTATACTCAACTACCAGAAGACGCGACTCATTCAAGTTGGCATATATAATGGAACACAG GTGGTAATGAACAATCAACGGAAGATCATCTGGCCCGGAGGAGAGACTGAGAAACCACAGGGCTTCCAGATGTCCACTCGATTAAAG ATAGTGACGATACACCAGGAGCCATTTGTGTATGTGAAACCCACTCTGCCGGACGGAACATGCAAGGAGGAAATGACATTAAATGGAGTCTTAATTAAAAAGGTTATCTGCACTGGGCCCAATGAGACCATCCCAG GTCGCCCAATTGTACCACAGTGTTGTTATGGATTCTGTATTGATCTCCTGATCAAGTTGGCAATGACCATGAACTTTACCTATGAGGTGCACCTGGTGGCTGATGGGAAATTTGGAACTCAGGAGCGG GTAAACAACAGTAACAAGAAAGAGTGGAATGGCATGATGGGAGAGCTCCTGGGGGGCCTGGCTGACATGATTGTAGCCCCGCTGACTATTAACAACGAGCGAGCCCAGTATATCGAATTCTCCAAACCCTTTAAATACCAAGGCCTCACCATCCTTGTGAAAAAG gaaatTCCTCGCAGTACTCTGGACTCGTTCATGCAGCCGTTCCAGAGCACACTGTGGCTGCTTGTGGGTCTATCGGTGCATGTGGTGGCGGTGATGCTTTACCTACTAGACCGGTTCAG CCCATTTGGAAGATTTAAAGtaaacagtgaagaagaagaagaagatgctCTCACCTTATCATCTGCTATGTGGTTCTCCTGGGGAGTGTTGCTGAACTCTGGAATAGGAGAAG GTGCACCGCGCAGCTTCTCAGCGAGAATCCTAGGCATGGTGTGGGCTGGTTTTGCCATGATCATTGTGGCTTCCTATACTGCCAATCTGGCTGCCTTCCTGGTGTTGGACCGGCCTGAGGAGCGCATCACCGGCATCAATGACCCAAGG CTGAGAAACCCATCAGACAAGTTCATCTACGCCACGGTGAAGCAGAGCTCTGTGGACATCTACTTTCGGCGGCAGGTGGAGCTTAGCACCATGTACCGCCACATGGAGAAGCACAACTATGAGAGTGCCGCCGAGGCCATCCAGGCCGTGCGCGACAA CAAGCTGCATGCTTTCATCTGGGACTCTGCGGTGCTGGAGTTTGAAGCCTCGCAGAAGTGCGACCTGGTGACCACGGGAGAGCTGTTTTTCCGTTCGGGCTTTGGCATAGGCATGCGCAAGGACAGCCCCTGGAAACAGAATGTGTCCCTGGCCATTCTCAG TTCTCATGAGAACGGCTTCATGGAAGACCTAGATAAAACCTGGGTGAGATACCAGGAGTGTGACTCAAGGAGCAATGCCCCAGCCACACTCACCTTTGAAAACATGGCAG GGGTCTTCATGCTGGTGGCTGGAGGCATAGCAGCAGGgatcttcctcatcttcattgAAATCGCCTATAAACGCCATAAAGACGCCCGCAGGAAGCAGATGCAGCTGGCCTTTGCGGCCGTCAATGTCTGGAGGAAGAACCTGCAG
- the grin1a gene encoding glutamate receptor ionotropic, NMDA 1a isoform X1 produces the protein MRLFLLAVLFSCSCARAGCEPKIVNIGAVLSQKRYEQVFKDAVTQANQVYGRDKFKLTAISVTHKPNAIQMALSVCEDLISSQVYAILVSHPPQSNDHLTPTPVSYTAGFYRIPVVGLTTRMSIYSDKSIHLSFLRTVPPYSHQAHVWFDLMREFNWNHIILIVSDDHEGRAAQKRLETLLEERETKNKKRNYENLDQLSYDNKRGPKAEKVLQFSQETNLTALLLEAKELEARVIILSASEEDAAAVYKAARFLNMTGSGYVWLVGEREMSGKALSEAPDGLIGLQLINGKNESAHINDAVAVVAQSIQELFEKENITEPPRGCVGNTNIWKTGPLFKRVLMSSKYPEGLTGRVEFNDDGDRKYAHYSILNYQKTRLIQVGIYNGTQVVMNNQRKIIWPGGETEKPQGFQMSTRLKIVTIHQEPFVYVKPTLPDGTCKEEMTLNGVLIKKVICTGPNETIPGRPIVPQCCYGFCIDLLIKLAMTMNFTYEVHLVADGKFGTQERVNNSNKKEWNGMMGELLGGLADMIVAPLTINNERAQYIEFSKPFKYQGLTILVKKEIPRSTLDSFMQPFQSTLWLLVGLSVHVVAVMLYLLDRFSPFGRFKVNSEEEEEDALTLSSAMWFSWGVLLNSGIGEGAPRSFSARILGMVWAGFAMIIVASYTANLAAFLVLDRPEERITGINDPRLRNPSDKFIYATVKQSSVDIYFRRQVELSTMYRHMEKHNYESAAEAIQAVRDNKLHAFIWDSAVLEFEASQKCDLVTTGELFFRSGFGIGMRKDSPWKQNVSLAILSSHENGFMEDLDKTWVRYQECDSRSNAPATLTFENMAGVFMLVAGGIAAGIFLIFIEIAYKRHKDARRKQMQLAFAAVNVWRKNLQDRKSGRAEPDPKKKASFRSISTTLASSIKRRRSSKDTFPPTDITGQLNLSDPSVSTVV, from the exons ATGCGTCTGTTTCTGCTGGCGGTGCTCTTCTCGTGCTCCTGTGCGCGGGCCGGCTGCGAGCCGAAGATCGTTAACATCGGGGCCGTCCTGAGCCAGAAGAGATACGAGCAGGTCTTCAAAGATGCCGTGACCCAGGCCAACCAGGTCTACGGCAGGGACAAATTCAAGCTGACCGCCATCTCCGTAACGCACAAACCAAACGCCATCCAAATGGCTCTTTCCGTTTGCGAGGATCTGATCTCCAGCCAG gtctATGCTATCCTGGTGAGTCACCCTCCTCAGTCCAATGACCACCTCACTCCAACGCCTGTCTCCTACACCGCAGGCTTCTACCGCATCCCTGTGGTGGGGCTCACCACCCGCATGTCCATCTACTCAGACAAG AGTATCCACCTGTCCTTTTTGCGGACGGTCCCTCCCTACTCTCACCAAGCACACGTGTGGTTCGACCTGATGCGCGAGTTCAACTGGAACCACATCATCCTGATAGTGAGCGACGACCACGAGGGGCGGGCTGCTCAAAAGAGGCTTGAGACCCTCttggaggagagagaaacaaag aataaaaaaaggaaCTATGAAAACCTCGACCAACTGTCCTATGACAACAAGCGAGGACCTAAG GCAGAGAAAGTCCTCCAGTTCAGCCAGGAGACAAACTTAACTGCCCTGCTGCTGGAGGCGAAAGAGCTGGAGGCCAGAGTTATCATTCTGTCGGCAAG CGAggaagatgctgctgctgtgtacAAGGCTGCCCGCTTTCTCAACATGACAGGCTCGGGCTACGTGTGGCTGGTGGGCGAGCGGGAGATGTCGGGTAAAGCCCTGAGCGAGGCGCCAGACG GTCTGATTGGCCTCCAGCTCATCAACGGGAAGAATGAGTCAGCCCATATCAATGACGCAGTGGCTGTGGTGGCTCAGTCCATACAGGAGCTCTTTGAGAAGGAAAATATCACAGAACCCCCGAGAGGATGTGTGGGCAACACCAACATTTGGAAAACAGGGCCTCTTTTTAAACG GGTGCTGATGTCATCTAAATACCCAGAGGGCCTCACAGGGCGTGTGGAATTCAACGACGACGGCGACAGGAAGTATGCCCACTACAGTATACTCAACTACCAGAAGACGCGACTCATTCAAGTTGGCATATATAATGGAACACAG GTGGTAATGAACAATCAACGGAAGATCATCTGGCCCGGAGGAGAGACTGAGAAACCACAGGGCTTCCAGATGTCCACTCGATTAAAG ATAGTGACGATACACCAGGAGCCATTTGTGTATGTGAAACCCACTCTGCCGGACGGAACATGCAAGGAGGAAATGACATTAAATGGAGTCTTAATTAAAAAGGTTATCTGCACTGGGCCCAATGAGACCATCCCAG GTCGCCCAATTGTACCACAGTGTTGTTATGGATTCTGTATTGATCTCCTGATCAAGTTGGCAATGACCATGAACTTTACCTATGAGGTGCACCTGGTGGCTGATGGGAAATTTGGAACTCAGGAGCGG GTAAACAACAGTAACAAGAAAGAGTGGAATGGCATGATGGGAGAGCTCCTGGGGGGCCTGGCTGACATGATTGTAGCCCCGCTGACTATTAACAACGAGCGAGCCCAGTATATCGAATTCTCCAAACCCTTTAAATACCAAGGCCTCACCATCCTTGTGAAAAAG gaaatTCCTCGCAGTACTCTGGACTCGTTCATGCAGCCGTTCCAGAGCACACTGTGGCTGCTTGTGGGTCTATCGGTGCATGTGGTGGCGGTGATGCTTTACCTACTAGACCGGTTCAG CCCATTTGGAAGATTTAAAGtaaacagtgaagaagaagaagaagatgctCTCACCTTATCATCTGCTATGTGGTTCTCCTGGGGAGTGTTGCTGAACTCTGGAATAGGAGAAG GTGCACCGCGCAGCTTCTCAGCGAGAATCCTAGGCATGGTGTGGGCTGGTTTTGCCATGATCATTGTGGCTTCCTATACTGCCAATCTGGCTGCCTTCCTGGTGTTGGACCGGCCTGAGGAGCGCATCACCGGCATCAATGACCCAAGG CTGAGAAACCCATCAGACAAGTTCATCTACGCCACGGTGAAGCAGAGCTCTGTGGACATCTACTTTCGGCGGCAGGTGGAGCTTAGCACCATGTACCGCCACATGGAGAAGCACAACTATGAGAGTGCCGCCGAGGCCATCCAGGCCGTGCGCGACAA CAAGCTGCATGCTTTCATCTGGGACTCTGCGGTGCTGGAGTTTGAAGCCTCGCAGAAGTGCGACCTGGTGACCACGGGAGAGCTGTTTTTCCGTTCGGGCTTTGGCATAGGCATGCGCAAGGACAGCCCCTGGAAACAGAATGTGTCCCTGGCCATTCTCAG TTCTCATGAGAACGGCTTCATGGAAGACCTAGATAAAACCTGGGTGAGATACCAGGAGTGTGACTCAAGGAGCAATGCCCCAGCCACACTCACCTTTGAAAACATGGCAG GGGTCTTCATGCTGGTGGCTGGAGGCATAGCAGCAGGgatcttcctcatcttcattgAAATCGCCTATAAACGCCATAAAGACGCCCGCAGGAAGCAGATGCAGCTGGCCTTTGCGGCCGTCAATGTCTGGAGGAAGAACCTGCAG